In bacterium, the DNA window ACCGCAGATCCGAAGCCCGGACCGCTGCCCACTCGCGTGCGCGCTCTTGAAAGCCGCATCGCCTGCGAGATCGCCTTTCCCCGGCTGCTCGGCTACCGCTACGACGTGGCCGGTGAACGGCTCACTGCCTCCTTCAGTGACGAATCTAGGCTGGCCCTTTCCACTGCCGACATTCCCACTAAGACCGAGAACGCGCCCATCGTCGGTGAATCCAGCATCCACACCCTGGATGATCTCAAGTCCCGCCGGTTCAACGAGGTCGCCTTCCGGCTGGCCCAGCTCACACTGGAACGATACTTTCGCGACGACGACGGCAACGACAAGCCTTGGCTCTTCCCGCAACTGCTCGGCATCGCCAAACGCTGGCTCGCCGAATGCGTCACGGTCAAGGACAACGCCTTCCCGCAACTACTGCTGCTGGTCGAGCTCGCGCACGACGCCGTCGACCGCCTCTATAAGGCCATCGTCGCCTCGACCGACGGCACAGCGGAGCTCAAGCCCATCCTGCGTCCGTATGACACCATCGGCTCCACCCGGTACGTCGATTTCGACACGACTCGACCGGTTTTCGCCACCCGCGAGGACAAATGTCACATTTCTCATGTGGTGGCCGATACCGACTCCTGGGAGCAAAAGATGGCCGAAGCCATTGAGAACATGCCCGAGGTCATTCGCTACGTCAAGAATCACAACCTCAGCTTCACCATCCCCTACACCCTGAACGGCGAAGAAAAGAACTACATCCCCGACTTCATCGTCTGCATCGACGACGGCCATGGTCGGAACGACCTCTTGAACCTGATCGTCGAAGTGACCGGTGAGAAGAAGAAGGACAAGGCCGCCAAAGTCGCAACGGCACGCACACTGTGGGTGCCGGCCATCAACCACCACGGCGGCTTCGGCCGCTGGGCGTTCATCGAAGTCGCCGATCCGTGGGACGCACAAAATCTCATCCGCGACTTTCTGCGACAGGCGCAGGCGGAGTCAATAACGGGAGTCGCTCATGGCTAAGAAGTTGGCGAAGAAACACGCCACTCGGACGAAAGTTGAATCCATCCGCCACAAGAATAAGCGCGTCAACATCCCCACGGAGGAGCTGCGTGACTTCGTGCGGGACGAAGAGGTCGCTCCCAAGACCATGCTCTACCCGCGCGATCCGTCGCTCGATCCGCAACTGGTCTGGAAGGGCAAGGACGAACAAGACCGGGAAGACCTAGCCGTTCCTGTGGTACCGATCTACATCCAAGAGAAGATTCACCCCCAGGCCATCATCGACGCGCTGCCCCGCATCGAGCAGCCTGGCGACGATCAGACCAATCTCTTCGCCGACTTCAACGGCGGCCCGCAGGACTTCTCACAGCGGGTCGATTTTTACCATCACGAACAGAACTGGAGCAACCGCTTCATCCTTGGCGATTCGCTGCTCGTCATGACCTCACTGGCCGAGAAGGAAGGACTCAAGGGCAAGGTACAGACGATCTACATCGACCCGCCCTACGGCATCAAGTTCGGCTCCAACTGGCAGGTGAGCACGCGCAAGCGCGACGTGAAGGACGGCAAGGCCGAGGACGCCACACGCCAGCCCGAACAGGTGCGCGCCTTCCGTGACACCTGGAAGCTGGGCATCCACTCCTACCTCGCCTACCTACGCGACCGGTTGGTAGTGGCCCAAGACCTCCTGACCGAAACGGGCAGTGTCTTTGTGCAGATCGGGGACGAGAATGTGCATCTCGTGCGGTGCGTGCTGGATGAGGTGTTCGGGAGTGAGAATTTTTGTGCACAGATTACCTTTCGGACATCGGTGCCACTCACCTCGACTGGCTTGGCGGGAGTGGGTGACTACCTGCTCTGGTACGCGAAGAATCATGAAACGATGAAATATCGCGACGTGTTCACCTCGCGAGAGGTGGGTGAGGATACAGTATTCACATCGGTACAGTTGCCCGATGGGGCCCGCCGACCCATGTCGCCGGAAGAGCGGGCTGAGCCGAAGCTCCTTCCAATGGGGTCGCGGGTATTTGGAACCGATAATCTAGTCTCGAGCGGCTATACCCCGACGTGTATTTTCCCTATCGAGTTCGACGGGCGCAGATTCGAGCCAAGTTCTGGAAAAAGCTGGAAGACTAATCAGCGCGGCATTGAAGCATTGAGGAAGACGGATCGTCTTTCTGCATCAGGCAAAACCCTACGCTACCTTTTCTTCGTTGACGACTACCCGGTAATGAAGCTGTCGAACCTATGGGTTGACACAAAAGGAGAGTCTGACAAGAGCTACGTGGTCCAAACGAACACGAAAATCATCGAACGCTGTTTCCTGATGACCACCGACCCCGGCGACTTGGTGCTCGATCCGACCTGCGGCAGCGGCACCACCGCCTATGTCGCCGAGCAGTGGGGCCGGCGCTGGATCACCTGCGACACCAGCCGCGTCGCGCTGGCGCTGGCACGTACGCGCTTGATGGCCGCCAAGTACCCGTACTACCTGTTGACCGACTCGCCCGAGGGGATCAAAAAGGAAACGGAACTCACCGGCAAGACGCTGCCCGAATACAAGACTGAAGATGACATCAGGAAGGGCTTTGTCTGCAAGCGCGTGCCGCATGTCACACTCAAATCCATCGCCAACACCCCGGACATCAAAGAGGGTATGACGCGCGAGCAGATCGACGCCGCCATCGCCCGCCATGCCGAGACCGAAAGGCTCTGGGACCAGCCGTATGAGGATAACAAGCGCGTGCGGGTGAGCGGGCCGTTCTCGGTGGAGAGCCTGTCGCCGCATCGCGTGCTCTCGACGGCCGACGAGAGCCAGGAGGACACGGTGACGGAGCAGGAAGCGCGCAGGCAACAGGACTTCACCACTGTGATCCTGGACAACCTAAAGAAAGCGGGCGTGCAGAACACCCGCAAAGGAGAACGACTGAGCTTCGACCGGCTCGACCCCTACGCCGGAGCGTGGTTGCACGCGGCG includes these proteins:
- a CDS encoding site-specific DNA-methyltransferase, whose product is MAKKLAKKHATRTKVESIRHKNKRVNIPTEELRDFVRDEEVAPKTMLYPRDPSLDPQLVWKGKDEQDREDLAVPVVPIYIQEKIHPQAIIDALPRIEQPGDDQTNLFADFNGGPQDFSQRVDFYHHEQNWSNRFILGDSLLVMTSLAEKEGLKGKVQTIYIDPPYGIKFGSNWQVSTRKRDVKDGKAEDATRQPEQVRAFRDTWKLGIHSYLAYLRDRLVVAQDLLTETGSVFVQIGDENVHLVRCVLDEVFGSENFCAQITFRTSVPLTSTGLAGVGDYLLWYAKNHETMKYRDVFTSREVGEDTVFTSVQLPDGARRPMSPEERAEPKLLPMGSRVFGTDNLVSSGYTPTCIFPIEFDGRRFEPSSGKSWKTNQRGIEALRKTDRLSASGKTLRYLFFVDDYPVMKLSNLWVDTKGESDKSYVVQTNTKIIERCFLMTTDPGDLVLDPTCGSGTTAYVAEQWGRRWITCDTSRVALALARTRLMAAKYPYYLLTDSPEGIKKETELTGKTLPEYKTEDDIRKGFVCKRVPHVTLKSIANTPDIKEGMTREQIDAAIARHAETERLWDQPYEDNKRVRVSGPFSVESLSPHRVLSTADESQEDTVTEQEARRQQDFTTVILDNLKKAGVQNTRKGERLSFDRLDPYAGAWLHAAGEYTDAGGKTRRVAVSIGPEHGTVSPQQVKESAKEAVHGVGFDMLIICGFAFDPYVDEEVKLYGKLTVLPTKMNPDLAMGDELLKKTGAGNLFMVFGEPDVEIKKQKNGQIVAEIKGVDVYDPTTGQIRNASTEDIACWFIDTDYNGESFFVRHAYFTGAEEPYDKLKRALRAEIDEAAWSRLYSTVSRPFDKPESGKIAIKVINHYGDEVLKVFAV